The proteins below come from a single Conger conger chromosome 10, fConCon1.1, whole genome shotgun sequence genomic window:
- the zhx3b gene encoding zinc fingers and homeoboxes protein 3: protein MASKRKSTTPCMIPLKSMHVQEEVEPEGDPPDCLSHPGKDSSSLSGEETCEQGTQEVIDPSRPDGDNALEELGTYICRPCGFESQDLNLFLDHVYSGHADFRAEPSFHCVDCGVSTQKFEGLALHNARAHPSSAATTLQVRRRDRRLTVEQSLVFGEGSKESEISITKTPIMKMLKGKSELKRIVVSHTADEQSLDSVANKEAEKKDMPTVTHVPTIVHNGGPSKVTVPSAIQIVNSSGTLPVLKTGITQVVSMVQNRTIHQQAPISASTSTSTSNSRNLPKVMIPLSSIPTYNAAMDTNSFLKTSFSKFPYPTKAELCYLTVVTKYPEEQIKIWFTAQRLKQGISWSPEEIEDARRKMFNTIIQTAPPTPQQQRHSHHTSSQHTFTVLPASLGPSGIPQILQGSLMGQGGVIVTQPVMANGIQVSSAPVALAVTPKPQAATKPLMQARPAAALVADKGLSMVVGTVGSSSSGSTVITSNIASSVITSNSISRNTSVISITGSSSSNNYNNNSKSNTSSNNNSSTSSTSISTSSTSSTNNNSSNSSNNSISKVTDLQPPALSVSHSSRTLPSSFLDPSFYKNKKSQEQLSALKQSFIRCQFPGQEEVERLTKITGLTVREVRKWFSDRRYHYRNLKGSRSGVGGLFSGNSLLDLADSPSSSESPKANQSAQSPPRQQQQQMSPSTPTRRAPRQQTPDFTAIRYKERDPQQVRALEASFGQDPSPSEEEVGRLRAETKMTRREIDGWFSERRKKAAAEKKKEEAERAEEDNLTEQDAEAKCGMEDSPQTSSQQHVKEEKHKDEASCSTPKVNPIKINLKMLKVTESSGAEPESAQAAKVESQTTPPPSTSSSDGKNLPDPFHLLKQFFVRARWPNSAQHDDLSARSGLPRAEVVRWFGDARYSHKNGQLKWLESYQQMAEERKDREKAESTVLKDHLSLHGKLEEEHVKGLVELSGLSEEQVRRWFATQGPSLLESEVAATAEPVLQDQRAVKEQQNKATADAAVLINDTALATNSQSVNPKQGTD from the exons ATGGCCAGCAAGAGAAAATCCACCACCCCCTGCATGATCCCACTGAAATCCATGCATGTGCAAGAGGAGGTGGAGCCAGAGGGTGATCCACCAGACTGTTTGTCACATCCAGGCAAGGACAGTAGCTCCCTCTCTGGGGAAGAGACATGTGAACAGGGCACCCAGGAGGTAATTGACCCCTCCAGGCCAGATGGGGACAATGCACTTGAGGAATTAGGCACTTACATCTGCCGACCATGCGGTTTTGAATCCCAAGACTTAAATCTCTTCCTGGACCATGTCTACAGTGGACACGCTGACTTCCGGGCTGAACCCAGCTTCCATTGCGTGGACTGCGGGGTTTCCACTCAAAAGTTTGAAGGACTGGCGCTACACAATGCCCGAGCTCACCCCAGTTCAGCAGCCACCACTCTGCAAGTAAGGAGGCGAGACCGGAGGCTCACAGTGGAGCAGAGCTTGGTTTTTGGCGAGGGGTCAAAGGAATCTGAAATCTCCATCACCAAGACTCCCATCATGAAGATGCTCAAGGGTAAGTCTGAACTCAAGAGAATTGTTGTGTCCCATACAGCAGATGAGCAGAGCCTGGACTCTGTTGCCAACAAGGAGGCGGAGAAGAAAGACATGCCTACAGTGACGCATGTGCCCACCATTGTCCACAACGGAGGACCCAGTAAGGTGACTGTCCCCTCAGCCATACAGATTGTGAATAGCTCAGGAACACTGCCTGTGCTGAAGACCGGAATCACGCAGGTGGTGTCCATGGTGCAGAACCGGACTATTCATCAGCAAGCCCCCATCTCAGCCTCCACATCAACCTCCACCAGCAACTCTAGGAACCTACCAAAGGTGATGATCCCCCTGAGCAGCATCCCAACCTACAACGCTGCCATGGACACCAACAGCTTCCTCAAGACCTCCTTCAGCAAGTTTCCGTACCCCACCAAGGCCGAGCTCTGCTATCTCACCGTGGTCACCAAATACCCGGAGGAGCAGATCAAGATCTGGTTTACAGCACAGCGGCTCAAGCAGGGAATCAGCTGGTCGCCAGAGGAGATTGAGGACGCCCGCAGAAAGATGTTCAACACCATCATACAGACTGCTCCCCCCACGCCGCAGCAGCAGCGCCACAGTCACCACACCTCCTCCCAGCACACCTTCACGGTCCTACCGGCCTCCCTGGGCCCCAGCGGCATCCCACAAATACTGCAGGGTAGCCTGATGGGCCAGGGAGGGGTGATCGTCACCCAACCAGTGATGGCCAACGGGATCCAAGTCAGCAGTGCCCCCGTTGCCTTGGCGgtcaccccaaaaccccaaGCAGCAACTAAGCCTCTGATGCAAGCCAGGCCCGCCGCTGCTCTGGTTGCCGACAAGGGCCTTAGCATGGTTGTGGGCACGGTTGGAAGCAGTAGCAGTGGCAGCACTGTCATTACCAGCAACATTGCCAGCAGTGTCATTACTAGTAATAGCATCAGTAGAAACACCAGTGTTATTAGCATTACCGGAAGCAGTAGCAgtaacaactacaacaacaacagtaaaaGTAATACCAGCAGCAATAATaacagcagcaccagcagtACAAGCATCAGTACCAGTAGTACCAGCAGTACAAACAACAATAGCAGCAACAGTAGTAACAACAGCATCAGCAAGGTGACAGACTTGCAGCCACCAGCCCTCAGTGTTAGCCACAGCTCTCGCACACTCCCCAGTAGTTTCTTGGACCCTAGTTTCTACAAGAACAAGAAATCACAGGAGCAGCTGAGTGCCCTCAAGCAGAGCTTCATCCGTTGCCAGTTCCCCgggcaggaggaggtggagaggctCACTAAGATCACTGGACTTACTGTGCGTGAAGTGCGTAAGTGGTTCAGCGACCGGCGCTACCACTACCGCAACCTTAAGGGTTCGCGCTCTGGTGTAGGAGGCCTATTCAGCGGGAACTCTTTGCTGGACCTTGCTGACAGCCCTAGCTCCTCCGAAAGCCCCAAAGCCAATCAGTCTGCACAAAGCCCTCCacggcaacagcagcagcaaatgTCTCCATCTACCCCAACCCGCCGAGCTCCACGGCAACAGACCCCCGATTTCACAGCCATCCGTTACAAGGAACGAGACCCCCAGCAGGTGCGTGCTCTAGAGGCCAGCTTTGGCCAGGACCCCTCGCCCTCAGAGGAAGAGGTGGGCCGGCTGCGTGCCGAGACAAAAATGACCCGACGTGAGATCGACGGCTGGTTTTCAGAGCGCCGGAAGAAGGCAGCAgctgagaaaaagaaagaggaggcggagagggcagaggaagaCAATCTCACTGAGCAGGATGCCGAGGCGAAATGCGGCATGGAGGATTCTCCACAGACATCCTCACAGCAACACGTCAAGGAAGAGAAACACAAGGACGAGGCATCCTGCTCCACACCCAAAGTCAACCCCATAAAAATTAACCTGAAGATGCTCAAGGTGACAGAGTCCAGTGGGGCTGAACCTGAGAGTGCCCAGGCAGCAAAGGTGGAGAGCCAAACGACTCCACCGCCATCCACCTCCTCCAGTGATGGAAAGAACTTGCCCGACCCATTTCATCTGCTCAAGCAGTTTTTTGTGCGAGCCCGCTGGCCCAACAGCGCCCAGCATGACGATCTTTCTGCCAGAAGCGGGCTACCGCGAGCAGAGGTGGTGCGCTGGTTTGGCGATGCCCGCTACAGCCACAAGAACGGGCAGCTCAAGTGGCTGGAGAGCTACCAGCAGAtggcagaggagaggaaggaccgAGAGAAGGCTGAAAGCACCGTGCTGAAGGATCACTTGTCTCTGCATGGGAAACTGGAGGAGGAGCACGTGAAGGGGCTGGTGGAGTTGAGCGGGCTCAGCGAGGAGCAGGTCCGCCGCTGGTTCGCCACACAGGGGCCCTCGCTGCTGGAGAGCGAGGTGGCAGCGACAGCAGAGCCAGTACTGCAGGACCAAAGGGCTGTGAAGGAGCAGCAGAACAAAGCAACCGCTGATGCTGCGGTCTTGATTAATGACACTGCACTGGCCACCAATTCCCAGTCTGTGAATCCCAAGCAAG GTACAGATTGA